The Microbacterium oleivorans genome contains the following window.
ATGTTCCGCGTCGAGCTGAGCAACGGACACAAGGTCCTCGCCACGATCTCCGGAAAGATGCGGCAGAACTACATCCGCATCATCCCGGAAGACCGCGTCGTCGTGGAGCTCAGCCCCTACGACCTCACCCGCGGTCGCATCGTCTACCGCTACCGCTGAGACCGGTCGAGAAGTAACGCCCCGGGCCCCTGCCCGTCGGCGAAGACAGCGAATCAGGAACATCATGAAGGTCAACCCCTCCGTCAAGCCCATCTGCGACCACTGCAAGGTCATCCGTCGCCACGGTCGCGTCATGGTCATCTGCAAGTCGAACCCGCGTCACAAGCAGCGCCAGGGCTGATCGGATGCC
Protein-coding sequences here:
- the rpmJ gene encoding 50S ribosomal protein L36, which encodes MKVNPSVKPICDHCKVIRRHGRVMVICKSNPRHKQRQG
- the infA gene encoding translation initiation factor IF-1, producing the protein MAKKDGVIEIEGVISEALPNAMFRVELSNGHKVLATISGKMRQNYIRIIPEDRVVVELSPYDLTRGRIVYRYR